A genome region from Akkermansiaceae bacterium includes the following:
- a CDS encoding DEAD/DEAH box helicase, giving the protein MDALSLHSHILEGYKDYIQSFIDIHDDDIREKVEESLRTRKLWPEPLIQFNPSFEKNGSMDALVADGTLHAEVGRVFKGFSLYSHQIEAMRLGAQPRSFVVTSGTGSGKSLTYLGSIFNHLFRSGSGKGVQAILVYPMNALINSQAEELKKLSDAYEKETGTEFPLRYAAYTGQTKAEVRKQILDNPPDILLTNYMMLELLLTRHGEQAIRDSIYSSLRFLVFDELHTYRGRQGADVGMLIRRIRGCCKMPVTAIGTSATMVSSGSYDDQRRAVAAVAGQIFGEPFTPEQIIGETLARSLPGSETSPGKSALSETIRKPIPSGAGVDALRNFPTALWLEGRVALSVDHESGGRLKRGTPLQMEEIAKLLETDSGKSEKACASHLESLLLWISEVNLGLVKSGERYTILPFRLHQFFAQTGSVYATLGLPGARFVTLEPGVHHSDNAGERFIFPHVFSRASGKTFICVFHDTKNGRLLPRDFTTQESASEERVAGYIIPGGLDIWNPDEDLENLPPAWIQNLDAKKVKKDYADRMPQIVYYDVEGNVESGDSSLPFHGWFMRSAPKGLLFDPTAGLFFDGNTNERTKLTTLGNEGRSTSTTITSFLVLREMAARGFHVRDQKILSFTDNRQDAALQAGHFNDFIRVVRVRAAIARALSSAPGQSLNYKQIGEAIFRELKLDFASYARSSDPNPFPAVRVQYEETFSRYLTYQAIHDLRRGWRVILPNLEKCALLSIDYEHLSENAAYEPGWANVPYIRDLAPAKRIAFLRNVLDYFRLEYAINSQTLLESSHLIEADKEFSDKLRNPWTFDGPDIFRPSFLRTCKLNLRENRSGSLGLASAFGKYIKHFIREEFQGTVMDRKGYDEFLPALLDALCRADYLATRKARSETNEDVPVYQLKLDHILWRAGDRNTVRRDEVKLRSYRSYGEKPNHFFQTLYLTDFSTLKNLRGADHTGQLKNEPRIEREEEFRAEWKLPDGTPDVAKIRTDSISALFCSPTMELGIDISSLSIVHMRNAPPNPANYAQRSGRAGRSGQAALVFTYCSSYSPHDRHYFQNREKLVAGSVEAPRLDLANRELVESHLNSFVLSDIGLPQLHDSVTDIIEIEHPQLQLRPDVRVRLTLDSATRTRIGNHFRALLGPLHSQLEAQRWFTPDWLDKHIAALPDSLDQSLARWRTLYREARASLSKASQSIESGLLIFGSDEYRQQKRLQDQASIQLKLLKNESSGNGTEMTEFYVFRYLASEGFLPGYNFTRLPVRVFVTEGDGGDYISRPRLVALREFGPGNIIYHNGAKFRINQIIQPEIPTQLRTVRVCTSSGYWLADADSTLNCCPFTGVDLTESKNREDFIDVLPLTECKAEVREYITCEEEERRRLGFEIETYFSVPDGDMSRVQRAVVRSGGDDLLNLTFIPAARLVQLNRRDRGRKDEGFPLGMNTGFWKSNNQDTPAKEEIRSVLIQTHSTADALYIEPVKSLGLTRDGVLSLMYALKRAIENTFQIESSELGAQPMGGADTPNLFLYEASEGSLGVLSELANDKDAFQRVVAEAIHLCRFDDVTQTERATYDDLLSYYNQPHHLILDRFSIQDALNKMAACSIEVRTSQSGLSYDQQFERLMKDKDPNSSTEETFLKFLHKEGLRLPDEAQKGVPGIYVRPDFFYAPDTWVFCDGSPHDETRVMEDDDSKRELIRNKGDEVIVYHYKDDLAELVTRYPDIFKKVR; this is encoded by the coding sequence ATGGACGCCCTTTCCCTCCACTCCCATATCCTCGAAGGCTACAAGGATTATATCCAGAGCTTCATCGACATCCACGACGACGACATCCGCGAAAAGGTCGAGGAGTCCCTCCGGACACGCAAGCTGTGGCCGGAACCGCTCATCCAGTTCAACCCCTCTTTCGAGAAGAACGGCTCCATGGATGCGCTGGTCGCGGATGGCACCCTCCACGCGGAGGTAGGCCGCGTCTTCAAGGGATTCTCGCTCTACTCCCATCAGATCGAAGCAATGCGTCTCGGAGCGCAGCCCCGCAGCTTTGTCGTTACTTCGGGAACAGGTTCCGGAAAATCGCTTACCTATCTCGGCTCCATCTTCAATCACCTCTTCCGCTCCGGATCGGGCAAAGGCGTTCAGGCAATCCTCGTCTATCCGATGAACGCCTTGATCAATTCCCAGGCAGAAGAGCTGAAAAAACTCTCCGATGCCTATGAGAAAGAAACCGGCACCGAGTTTCCCCTGCGTTACGCCGCGTACACCGGCCAAACCAAAGCGGAAGTGAGAAAGCAGATCCTCGATAACCCGCCGGACATCCTCCTCACCAACTACATGATGCTGGAGCTGCTGCTCACACGCCATGGAGAGCAGGCGATCAGGGATTCGATTTACTCCTCGCTGCGGTTCCTGGTTTTCGATGAGCTCCACACTTACCGGGGCAGGCAGGGAGCCGATGTCGGCATGCTCATCCGGCGTATCCGGGGCTGTTGCAAGATGCCCGTGACCGCCATCGGCACCTCGGCTACCATGGTTTCCTCCGGGAGCTACGACGACCAGCGCCGAGCGGTGGCCGCCGTGGCGGGACAGATCTTCGGAGAGCCTTTCACGCCCGAGCAGATCATTGGCGAGACACTTGCCAGATCCTTGCCCGGATCCGAGACCTCGCCGGGTAAATCCGCCCTATCGGAGACCATCCGCAAGCCCATTCCCTCGGGTGCCGGTGTAGATGCCCTTCGGAACTTCCCGACGGCTCTCTGGCTGGAAGGTCGGGTCGCACTAAGCGTGGATCACGAATCCGGCGGTCGGCTGAAACGTGGCACTCCGCTCCAAATGGAGGAAATCGCCAAACTGCTGGAAACTGACAGTGGCAAGAGCGAAAAGGCATGCGCCAGTCATCTGGAATCTCTCCTGCTCTGGATCAGCGAGGTCAACCTCGGTCTCGTGAAGTCGGGTGAGCGCTACACGATCCTGCCTTTCCGCCTCCATCAGTTCTTCGCCCAGACCGGCTCCGTCTATGCCACCCTCGGACTGCCCGGAGCGCGCTTCGTTACGCTGGAACCCGGCGTCCATCACTCGGACAATGCGGGAGAACGGTTCATCTTTCCCCACGTCTTCAGCAGGGCTTCCGGGAAAACTTTCATCTGTGTTTTCCACGACACGAAAAACGGAAGGCTCTTGCCCCGCGACTTCACCACCCAGGAGTCCGCGAGCGAGGAACGGGTCGCGGGCTACATCATCCCGGGTGGTCTCGACATCTGGAATCCCGACGAAGATCTCGAAAATCTCCCGCCCGCATGGATCCAGAACCTCGACGCCAAGAAGGTAAAAAAAGACTACGCCGACCGCATGCCGCAGATCGTCTACTATGATGTGGAGGGCAACGTGGAATCCGGCGATTCATCCCTGCCGTTCCACGGTTGGTTCATGCGTTCCGCCCCAAAGGGACTGCTTTTCGATCCCACCGCCGGCCTTTTTTTCGATGGCAACACCAACGAGCGCACCAAGCTAACCACCCTTGGCAACGAAGGTCGAAGCACCTCCACCACCATCACCTCTTTTCTCGTCCTCCGGGAAATGGCCGCTCGCGGATTCCACGTCAGGGATCAGAAAATCCTCAGCTTCACCGACAACCGTCAGGATGCCGCGCTGCAAGCGGGCCACTTCAACGACTTCATCCGCGTCGTCCGTGTCCGCGCCGCCATCGCGCGAGCCTTGTCTTCGGCACCCGGTCAGTCGCTCAACTACAAACAGATCGGTGAAGCCATTTTCCGGGAGCTGAAACTCGATTTCGCCAGTTACGCGCGCTCCTCCGACCCCAATCCGTTCCCCGCCGTCCGTGTTCAATACGAGGAAACCTTCAGCCGCTACCTGACCTATCAGGCCATCCACGATCTCCGTCGCGGATGGCGTGTCATCCTGCCGAACCTTGAGAAATGCGCTCTCCTCAGCATCGACTATGAGCACCTCTCGGAAAACGCCGCGTACGAACCCGGCTGGGCAAACGTCCCCTATATTCGCGATCTCGCCCCCGCGAAACGCATCGCGTTCCTCCGCAACGTCCTCGATTACTTCCGCCTCGAATACGCCATCAACAGCCAGACCTTGCTGGAGTCCTCCCACCTGATCGAAGCCGACAAGGAGTTCAGTGACAAACTCCGGAATCCATGGACTTTTGATGGCCCTGACATCTTCCGTCCGTCCTTCCTGCGCACCTGCAAGCTGAACCTCCGGGAAAACCGCAGCGGCTCCCTCGGCCTCGCCAGCGCCTTCGGCAAATACATCAAGCATTTCATCCGGGAGGAATTCCAGGGCACCGTGATGGATCGCAAGGGCTACGACGAATTCCTGCCCGCCCTGCTCGATGCCCTCTGCCGGGCCGACTATCTGGCAACCCGCAAAGCCCGCTCGGAAACCAACGAGGACGTGCCGGTCTATCAGCTCAAGCTTGACCACATCCTCTGGCGTGCCGGCGACCGGAACACCGTGCGCAGGGACGAGGTGAAACTCCGCAGTTACCGATCCTACGGTGAAAAGCCGAACCACTTTTTCCAGACGCTCTACCTCACCGACTTCTCCACCCTCAAGAATCTCCGGGGCGCGGATCACACCGGCCAGCTCAAGAACGAACCGCGCATTGAGCGCGAAGAGGAATTCCGCGCGGAATGGAAGTTGCCGGATGGCACCCCGGACGTTGCCAAAATCCGAACCGATTCGATCAGCGCGCTCTTTTGCTCGCCGACCATGGAGTTGGGAATCGACATTTCCAGCCTCAGCATCGTCCACATGCGGAATGCCCCGCCGAATCCGGCCAACTACGCCCAGCGCAGCGGTCGCGCAGGCCGCAGCGGCCAGGCCGCGCTCGTGTTCACCTACTGCTCGTCCTATTCCCCGCACGATCGCCACTACTTCCAAAACCGTGAAAAACTCGTGGCGGGGTCCGTCGAAGCCCCGCGCCTGGATCTCGCTAATCGCGAACTGGTCGAGTCCCACCTCAATTCCTTCGTCCTCTCCGACATCGGCCTGCCCCAGCTCCACGACTCGGTCACGGACATCATCGAAATCGAACACCCCCAACTCCAGCTCAGGCCGGACGTCCGCGTCCGCCTCACGCTGGATTCCGCCACCCGAACGCGGATCGGAAATCATTTCCGTGCCCTGCTTGGCCCTCTGCATTCCCAGCTTGAGGCTCAGCGCTGGTTCACCCCGGACTGGCTGGACAAGCACATCGCCGCCCTGCCGGATTCCCTCGATCAATCACTGGCACGCTGGCGGACTCTTTACCGCGAAGCGCGCGCCAGCTTGAGCAAAGCCTCACAGAGCATCGAAAGCGGCCTGCTCATTTTTGGCAGCGATGAATACCGCCAGCAAAAGCGCCTCCAGGATCAGGCTTCGATCCAACTGAAACTGCTGAAAAACGAGAGTTCCGGCAACGGCACCGAGATGACAGAGTTCTACGTCTTCCGCTACCTTGCCTCGGAGGGTTTCCTGCCCGGCTACAATTTCACACGCCTGCCTGTCCGCGTGTTCGTAACCGAAGGCGACGGCGGCGACTACATTTCCCGCCCCCGCCTCGTGGCGTTGCGGGAGTTTGGCCCCGGCAACATCATTTATCACAACGGCGCGAAGTTCCGCATCAATCAGATCATCCAACCTGAAATCCCGACCCAGCTCCGCACCGTCCGCGTTTGCACCTCATCGGGCTACTGGCTCGCCGATGCGGATAGCACTCTGAATTGCTGCCCCTTCACCGGCGTCGATCTCACCGAGTCGAAAAACCGTGAGGACTTCATCGATGTTCTGCCCCTCACCGAGTGCAAGGCTGAGGTGCGCGAATACATCACCTGTGAGGAAGAGGAGCGCCGCCGTCTCGGCTTTGAGATCGAAACCTACTTCTCTGTGCCCGATGGCGACATGTCCCGCGTGCAGCGTGCGGTTGTCCGCTCCGGCGGCGATGACCTGCTCAATCTCACCTTCATTCCCGCCGCCCGCCTGGTTCAGCTCAACCGCCGCGACCGTGGCCGCAAGGACGAGGGCTTCCCGCTCGGCATGAACACCGGGTTCTGGAAAAGCAACAACCAGGACACTCCGGCCAAGGAGGAAATCCGCTCCGTCCTCATCCAGACCCACTCCACCGCCGATGCCCTATACATCGAGCCGGTGAAAAGCCTCGGCCTCACCCGCGATGGAGTTCTATCCCTGATGTATGCGCTCAAACGTGCCATTGAGAACACCTTCCAGATCGAATCCTCCGAACTCGGTGCCCAACCCATGGGCGGTGCCGATACCCCGAACCTGTTCCTGTACGAAGCCAGCGAGGGCAGCCTTGGCGTCCTCTCCGAACTTGCCAATGACAAGGACGCGTTCCAGCGGGTCGTCGCCGAAGCGATCCACCTCTGCCGCTTCGATGATGTGACCCAAACCGAACGCGCCACCTACGACGACCTGCTCAGCTACTACAACCAGCCCCACCACCTGATCCTGGATCGCTTCTCGATCCAGGACGCCCTGAACAAGATGGCCGCCTGCTCCATCGAGGTTCGCACCTCCCAGAGCGGACTTTCCTACGACCAGCAGTTCGAGCGCCTGATGAAGGACAAGGACCCCAACTCCTCCACCGAGGAAACGTTCCTGAAGTTCCTCCACAAGGAGGGTCTGCGTCTTCCTGACGAAGCCCAAAAAGGCGTTCCCGGCATCTACGTGCGTCCCGATTTCTTCTACGCCCCGGACACCTGGGTTTTCTGCGATGGCTCACCTCACGACGAAACAAGGGTCATGGAGGACGACGACTCAAAACGTGAACTCATCCGCAACAAGGGCGACGAAGTCATCGTCTATCATTACAAGGACGATCTCGCCGAACTCGTCACCCGCTATCCCGACATCTTCAAAAAAGTCCGCTGA
- a CDS encoding DEAD/DEAH box helicase, with protein MPLNLSRQPGTLVRIRERDWVVQPSDDPELLMIKPLGGSDEEATGIFLPLAEAADQPRDAEFPRPGAEDLADFARARFLHDAARLAFRSGAGPFRALARISFRPRSYQMVPLVMALRQETVRLLVADDVGVGKTIEALLVVRELLDRRKIRRFAVICLPHLCDQWQQEIRDKIGIEAVVIRSNTQARLDREIQGDTSVYQFYPFQVLSIDYIKQDTRRATFINECPELVIVDEVHTCARPQGAAASQQQRHALIKAIATKPGQHLIMLSATPHSGKPEEFGSLLGLLDPSFENLDVATAPQAERQRLARQFIQRRRQDVEKWMNEETPFPTRDSGEFDYDLSKPYIEFFDKVLDFARNLVAGDSTPDRQKRVHYWTALGLLRGVMSSPAAGVAMFRARRSKLGGDFVDDADNNDASPVHDHPDGHESDLAPVEVVEAAGWSESQQRRMREFEKELAALTGPKFDHKLEAARMIVEDWLQSGFNPVIFCRYIQTAIYLGEQLKPLLARKFPKASIEVVTSEDPDEIRRDRINAMGNHPQRVLIATDCLSEGINLHEHFTAVLHYDLPWNPNRLEQREGRVDRFGQRAKEVKAYLLFSKDSAVDGVVLDVILRKVREIKRATGINVPFPEDSKSIIDTITQSLLLNPDRKISTRRSNRDQIEFNFDEFNEARELELEVTDKYKQAADRESKRRSIFAQEAIKAGEIEQDLRENDDAIGSPAAVESFVVGSFKTLFGVQIDREKLGYLLYTANLPPSAKAILPAKPTVKVSFESPTPEGHIYFGRNHPLVEQLCQMVLAHSIDRNRFRAARASVLRTAAVQKPTTLLMFRCRNVIEEKRAAGHQLVAEEMLLWGYRGSPEENDHLAMEEARELLATARPGGDLTPERCARLIEERVAAIPLLRPAFDLLAEQRCQHLVDAHERFSSLVEKKRFGVVYPVLPMDVLGIYVLMPVSSQP; from the coding sequence ATGCCTCTCAACCTTTCACGCCAACCCGGCACGCTCGTCCGAATCCGCGAGCGCGACTGGGTCGTGCAGCCTTCGGATGACCCGGAACTCCTCATGATCAAGCCTCTCGGCGGTTCCGATGAGGAGGCCACCGGCATTTTCCTGCCACTGGCCGAAGCCGCCGACCAACCCCGCGATGCGGAATTTCCACGTCCGGGTGCCGAGGATCTTGCCGACTTCGCCCGTGCCCGCTTCCTCCACGACGCCGCCCGCCTCGCCTTCCGCAGCGGCGCTGGCCCATTCCGGGCGCTTGCCCGTATTTCCTTCCGTCCCCGCAGTTATCAGATGGTGCCTCTGGTCATGGCCTTGCGTCAGGAAACGGTGCGGCTGCTCGTTGCCGATGATGTGGGTGTCGGGAAAACCATTGAGGCGCTGCTCGTTGTCCGCGAACTGCTCGACCGCCGCAAGATCCGCCGCTTCGCCGTCATCTGCCTCCCCCACCTCTGCGACCAGTGGCAGCAGGAAATCCGCGACAAGATCGGTATCGAAGCCGTGGTCATCCGTTCCAACACCCAGGCTCGTCTCGACCGGGAAATCCAGGGCGATACCTCGGTCTATCAGTTCTATCCGTTCCAAGTCCTTTCCATCGACTACATCAAACAGGACACCCGCCGCGCCACTTTCATCAACGAGTGCCCCGAGCTGGTGATCGTTGATGAAGTGCATACCTGCGCCCGCCCGCAGGGAGCCGCCGCTTCCCAGCAGCAGCGCCACGCCCTCATCAAGGCCATCGCCACCAAGCCCGGCCAGCACCTCATCATGCTCTCGGCCACTCCCCACAGCGGCAAACCCGAGGAATTCGGATCCCTGCTCGGCCTGCTCGATCCCTCCTTTGAAAACCTCGATGTCGCCACCGCGCCGCAGGCAGAGCGTCAGCGCCTTGCCCGCCAATTCATCCAGCGCCGCCGCCAGGACGTGGAGAAATGGATGAACGAGGAAACCCCTTTCCCAACCCGTGACTCCGGCGAGTTCGACTACGATCTCTCAAAACCCTACATTGAGTTCTTCGACAAGGTGCTCGATTTCGCACGCAACCTCGTCGCCGGGGATTCCACCCCGGATCGCCAGAAGCGCGTTCACTACTGGACCGCACTCGGCCTCTTGCGCGGTGTCATGTCCAGTCCGGCCGCAGGCGTCGCCATGTTCAGAGCGCGCCGCTCGAAACTTGGCGGTGATTTTGTGGACGACGCGGACAACAACGATGCCAGCCCCGTCCATGACCACCCGGATGGGCATGAATCCGATCTCGCGCCCGTGGAAGTTGTGGAAGCAGCCGGTTGGTCGGAATCCCAGCAACGCCGGATGCGCGAGTTCGAAAAGGAACTCGCTGCCCTCACAGGGCCGAAATTCGACCACAAGCTCGAAGCCGCCCGCATGATTGTCGAGGATTGGCTCCAGTCCGGCTTCAACCCTGTCATTTTCTGCCGCTACATCCAGACCGCGATCTACCTCGGCGAGCAGCTCAAGCCGCTTCTCGCCAGGAAGTTCCCCAAAGCATCCATCGAAGTCGTCACTTCCGAAGACCCCGATGAAATCCGCCGCGACCGCATCAACGCAATGGGTAATCATCCGCAGCGCGTCCTGATCGCCACCGACTGCCTTTCCGAGGGCATCAACCTCCACGAGCATTTCACCGCCGTCCTCCACTACGATCTTCCGTGGAATCCGAACCGCCTCGAACAGCGCGAAGGCCGGGTGGATCGCTTCGGCCAGCGGGCGAAAGAAGTGAAAGCCTACCTCCTCTTCTCCAAGGACAGCGCCGTGGATGGGGTCGTGCTTGATGTCATCCTCCGAAAAGTCCGCGAAATCAAACGCGCCACCGGCATCAACGTCCCGTTTCCGGAAGACAGCAAAAGCATCATCGACACCATCACCCAGTCGCTACTGCTCAATCCCGACCGCAAGATCAGCACCCGCCGCTCCAACCGCGATCAGATCGAATTCAACTTCGACGAATTCAACGAAGCCCGGGAACTCGAACTCGAAGTCACCGACAAATACAAGCAGGCCGCCGACCGTGAAAGCAAGCGCCGCTCGATCTTCGCCCAGGAAGCCATCAAGGCCGGGGAAATCGAACAGGATCTCCGCGAAAACGACGATGCCATCGGCTCTCCTGCCGCCGTCGAATCTTTCGTCGTCGGCTCATTCAAAACTCTCTTCGGCGTCCAGATCGACCGTGAGAAACTCGGCTACCTCCTTTACACGGCGAACCTCCCGCCTTCGGCAAAGGCTATTCTCCCCGCAAAACCCACGGTCAAAGTCTCCTTCGAATCCCCGACCCCGGAGGGCCACATCTACTTCGGTCGCAATCACCCGCTCGTCGAACAACTCTGCCAAATGGTGCTCGCCCACAGCATTGATCGGAACCGCTTCCGTGCCGCCCGCGCTTCCGTCCTGCGCACCGCAGCCGTCCAGAAGCCGACCACCCTGCTGATGTTCCGCTGCCGCAATGTCATCGAGGAAAAGCGCGCCGCCGGTCACCAGCTCGTCGCCGAGGAAATGCTCCTCTGGGGCTACCGCGGCTCTCCTGAGGAAAACGACCACCTCGCCATGGAGGAGGCCCGCGAACTCCTCGCCACCGCCCGCCCGGGCGGCGATCTCACCCCGGAGCGCTGCGCCCGCCTCATCGAGGAACGGGTCGCCGCCATCCCCTTGCTCCGCCCCGCCTTCGATCTCCTCGCCGAGCAGCGCTGCCAGCACCTCGTCGATGCCCACGAGCGCTTCTCCTCCCTGGTGGAAAAGAAACGCTTCGGCGTCGTCTATCCCGTCCTCCCCATGGACGTCCTCGGCATCTATGTCCTCATGCCCGTTTCCTCGCAACCCTGA
- a CDS encoding putative DNA binding domain-containing protein produces the protein MQESETIEFKKSLAELSEGLNSVAAILNKHGGGELWFGIRNDGRPVGMDVSETTLRKVSQAIAAHIEPKIYPEVSTVLLDGKSCIRVSFTGSQKPYYAHGRAYMRVADEDRQLSAKEIESIILRKNRSTRGWDAEPIQDDSFKPDTAKLRAFVRKAGLTWTNSQGALENLGLFVDGRHLNAAWVFFAKHPALTLRCAVFATSSTSTIIDQHDFTGDILTLIEEAEKYVLKNIRIGMRLEGLVRVDVPEIDREAFREAIINAFCHRDYRDPDEVRIAIFPDRVEVRNPGTLMEGVSLKTLKTAKVSRRRNPLIADLLRRIHLIEAWGRGIPLILEKAPNVRFSQVAGIFITEFPRPLAVENTESGQLAGAPVEAPVEAPVDLTETEQRILSALKKQTLGSKELLTLLGYGQKTGNFKAAMDKLFALKLIEYTIPEKPNSRLQKYRLNPKGLALLH, from the coding sequence ATGCAAGAATCCGAAACCATCGAATTCAAAAAGAGCCTCGCCGAACTCAGCGAAGGGCTCAATTCCGTAGCGGCCATCCTCAACAAGCATGGCGGTGGCGAACTTTGGTTTGGCATCAGGAACGACGGCCGCCCCGTCGGCATGGATGTATCGGAAACGACCCTGAGGAAAGTCTCCCAAGCCATCGCCGCCCACATCGAGCCGAAGATCTATCCCGAAGTCTCCACCGTGCTATTGGACGGCAAGTCGTGCATCCGCGTCAGTTTCACCGGCAGCCAGAAACCCTACTATGCCCATGGCCGCGCCTACATGCGCGTCGCCGATGAAGACAGGCAACTCTCCGCCAAGGAAATCGAGTCGATCATCCTCAGGAAAAACCGCAGCACGCGCGGCTGGGACGCGGAGCCGATCCAGGACGATTCCTTCAAACCCGATACCGCGAAACTCCGCGCCTTCGTCCGCAAAGCCGGACTCACCTGGACCAACTCACAGGGAGCGTTGGAAAACCTCGGCCTTTTCGTGGATGGCCGCCACCTCAACGCCGCCTGGGTCTTCTTCGCCAAGCATCCAGCACTCACCCTCCGCTGCGCTGTCTTCGCCACTTCCTCCACCTCGACCATCATCGATCAGCACGATTTCACCGGCGACATCCTCACCCTAATCGAGGAAGCGGAGAAATACGTCCTCAAGAACATCCGCATCGGCATGAGGCTCGAAGGGCTCGTTCGTGTGGACGTGCCCGAGATCGACCGCGAGGCTTTCCGCGAGGCCATCATCAACGCCTTCTGCCACCGCGATTACCGCGATCCCGATGAAGTCCGCATCGCCATCTTCCCGGATCGGGTCGAAGTCCGGAATCCTGGAACCCTCATGGAAGGGGTCTCGCTCAAGACGCTCAAAACCGCCAAAGTCTCCCGCCGCCGCAATCCCCTCATCGCCGATCTCCTCCGCCGCATCCATCTTATCGAAGCCTGGGGCCGCGGCATCCCGTTGATTCTCGAAAAAGCTCCCAACGTCCGCTTCTCGCAGGTCGCCGGCATCTTCATCACCGAATTTCCTAGGCCGCTTGCCGTCGAGAACACGGAGTCCGGACAACTTGCAGGGGCCCCAGTCGAGGCCCCAGTCGAGGCCCCAGTCGATTTAACGGAAACAGAACAGCGGATCCTGTCCGCCCTCAAAAAACAAACCTTGGGCAGCAAGGAACTACTGACCCTGCTCGGCTACGGACAGAAGACAGGAAACTTCAAAGCGGCCATGGACAAGCTCTTTGCCCTGAAACTCATCGAATACACCATCCCCGAAAAACCCAACAGCCGCCTCCAAAAATACCGACTTAACCCCAAAGGCCTCGCCCTTCTTCACTGA